GTTTGGGCAACTGTATCGGGACCTCTTGTAGTCGCTTGAGCGAGTTCATTCCGGTCGGGTTCTTCGATCCGTCACTCGGGGCTACCTGTGTCACTGTTCGGCGAACCGACACTATAATGTGTTCGTGAACACTATCCAACAACTACTGCGATGCCCTCCGTACAGGACTTCCGCGACGGTCTGGCCGACGAGTCGCTACGGGCGGCGATCCTCGCCGGTCTCGCGGCGGTGCCGTTTGTCGTTTTCTTCTCTTGGGGGGCGGTGATCGACGATGTCGTCGTTCTTGGCGGGTCGATCTCGTTTTGGGCACTGGCGCTGGCGGCGGTGTACGTCGGCTACCGCTACAGCGATCACGAAATCTCGAGTCGCCGTGCCGGTTTCTGGACCGGTCTTGCCGGTTCGCTCGGAACGGTGCTGGTCCACGTCGCCAACACGATCACGACGATCCAGTCGCTCTCGCCCCGTTGGGCCGTCATTACCATCGTCGCGACGCCGTTCGTCGCCGCCGTCGGTGTCGGGATCACTGCCCTGTTGACGATGCTCATCGCACAGTTTGTCGGCTGGGTGACGACGCGGCTCGATCGGGACCGACGCGTCCGGGACGGATCGACTGTCGTCGACGAACATCTCTCCGAGTCGCGGTGGTGGCTCCCCGTCGCCGCGTACGCGATTCTGGCCCCGGTCGTGTTTGGCTCTCTGTTCTGGGAGCTCTGGGCGACGTCCGGTGACGTCTGGTTGCTCGTCTCGCTGGTGGGTTTCGTCGCCTTGGTCGGCCTCTCGATCGTCGCCCTCGTCGGCCTCTTCGTCGATGCGACCGCTCCGCGGGACGAGGACGTGGCCTGGTTCCCGAACGCGCTCCTGTACGCGGGGATTCCGCTTGGGGCGTATGCGCTCGCCCATTTGGTAGCTTCCCTCTGGAGGCTGGAGAACCCGCCCGGCTACGGGATGTACGCGTTCCTCGCGGCGCTCTGGCTCACGTCGGCCGTCTACCTCACCCACCGACACCGGTACGTTGGCACGCTGTCGCACCACTCCGTGTAGCGACGGTCTCGGTCGGTCGCTCGAGCGAACGGCACCTATTACCCGCTCGAGGCCGACGTCACTCTCGATGACTGCACCCGACGAGTGGGAGCTTCGCGAGGAGGTTACCGAGTACGAAACCGGCTGGTACGACGGCGGCTACGACCTGCTCGAGCAACCCAACGGGATCGAGAAACGCTACTACTGGGCTGACCTGCCGCCGGCGGTCGTTGTAGTCGCCCGGATCGATGGTACCCTCGCCGCGTCCGTCGACAGTGACGAGACCGAAACCGACGACGAGAGGGACGCCAACAGCGGCAGCGACGGCGACCACCTCCTCTTCGTCGAGCAGTATCGGCCAGCGATCCGCGAAACGCACCTCGAACTCCCTGCTGGCATCGTCGAAGACGGCGAGTCCTACACCCGCGCCGCCGCCCGCGAACTCGAGGAGGAGACCGGATTCAAACCCTCGAGCACGGCACTCCTCCAGGAGTACGCGGTCGCGACGGGTGTCCTCCGAC
Above is a window of Natronorubrum tibetense GA33 DNA encoding:
- a CDS encoding NUDIX hydrolase codes for the protein MTAPDEWELREEVTEYETGWYDGGYDLLEQPNGIEKRYYWADLPPAVVVVARIDGTLAASVDSDETETDDERDANSGSDGDHLLFVEQYRPAIRETHLELPAGIVEDGESYTRAAARELEEETGFKPSSTALLQEYAVATGVLRHDRGIVYAEGLEPGERELDNNEFLEVTTVPVEAALERAREQPANDSTVSALLLAKEDGVL